The genomic stretch TGGACCACCAGGCCCACCAGCGGCGCCTGCTCAAGCCCCTGGCCAAGACGTACGCCATGGACTTCGCGCTCGAATACCTGGTGGAGCGCTACGTGAAGCGCACCGAGGAGGACGCGCGCGAAGTGGAGTCGCTGGCGGCCGGCCTCAAGGCCTACAGCACCTGGCACACCACCGCCGTCCTCCAGGAGGCGCGCGAGGCGTGCGGCGGCCAGGGCTACCTCGAAGCCAACCGGCTGGCGGCGCTGAAGGCGGACACGGACGTGTTCACCACCTTCGAGGGCGACAACACGGTGCTGATGCAGCTGGTCGCCAAGGGCCTGCTCACCGGCTACAAGCAGCGCTTCGAGGACGACCGCGTCTTCGCCGTGCTGAAGCTGCTGGCGGACCGGGCCACCCGCGTGGTGGACCGCAACCCCTTCGCCGCGCGGCGCACCGACAGCGACCACCTGCGCGACAACGACTACCACCTGCGCGCGCTGCGCTTCCGTGAAGAGGAGCTGCTGGAAACCGTGTCGCGGCGCCTGCGCAAGCGGCTGAGCGCGGGCGTGGAGGCCTTCGAGGCCTTCAACCAGGTCCAGGTCCACCTGCTGGAGCTGGCACACGCCCACGTGGAGCGGCTGGTGCTGGAGCAGTTCCTCAAGGGCGTGGCCGACGTGAAGGACCCCGGCCTGAAGACGGTGCTGGGACGCCTGTGCGACCTCTACGGCCTGTCCTGCCTGGAGTCCGCCAGCGGCTGGTTCCAGGAGCACGGGTGGCTGGAGGGCACCAAGGCGAAGGCCATCCGCAAGGAGGTGACGCGGCTGTGCGCCGAGCTCCGCCCCGACGCGGTGGCGCTGGTGAACGCGTTTGGAGTACCCGACACCTGCCTCGCCGCGCCCATTGGCTTGGGCCACCTGTCGCCATGAGGTGAACGTTTGAGGCAGGCGGCACTGCCCTCCTGCCTGCCCCATGCACAGCATCGTGGGGCCATGACACGACACACGACGATTCTGCTGTGCGCCCTCGGGTGGCTGTCGGGCTGCGCCACGATGTCTCCCGTGGAGCGCGCGGCCGCCCTGGAGGCCCAGAACAAGCAGCGGGTGCAGCAGCTCACCGAGGAGCTCTACAACCTGCGCAAGCTGGACCGCATCCCGGAGTTCATCGCCGAGGACTTCGTGGACCGCTCCCAGGGCGCGCCCCTCAACGCGGTGGGGCCCGCCTTCATCCGCCAGCAGGCGGAGGCCAGCTTCCAAACGTTCCCGGAGCTGAAGTTCGACATCCTCCACCTGGTGGCGGACGGCGACCTGGTGCTCGTGCACTGGAAGGCCACCGCACCGGCCCCCCAGCCCCTCCTGCTGCGAGGGCACTCCCTGTACCGGCTGCGCGACGGCAAGGTGGTGGAGTCCTGGGACATCTCCGACCGCCTGTCGCCGCTGCTCCAGCGTGGCTACAAGGTGGTGCCGCCCACGCTGTAGCCCTCGGCTCAGCCGCCGGGCGCGCGGAACACCGCGCCGTCCTGGCCTTCCACCACCAGGCTGGCGCCATCCGACGGCGACACCCGGAGCGCCACGCGCGGCAGCCCCTTGCGGTCCCTCAGCACCAGACCGGGAGAGCCATGCTCGTCCGCACCCAGGATGGCCCGGGGCCGTCCGTCCGCGTCCGACAGCTCCAGCCGCGACGAGCCATCCACCTGGAGGCCCACCGCGAACAGCTCCCCTCCTCCGGGCTTGGACAGCGTCAGGCGCGGCGCCTCGTCGGAGTACACCATCAGCTCCGCCAGGGACTGGCCCTCGGCGGTGGAGAAGCGCAGCCGGGGCGAGCCGTCCTCGCCCACGCCCAGCAGCGCCCGGGGCCGGCCCTCGCCGTCGCGCAGCACCAGGCCCGCGTTGCCCTGCGCATCGGTATCCAGCGTGGCCCGCGTCTGCCCGCGCGCGTCCGTGAGCACCAGCCGGGAGGCCACCAGCGTTCCGGAGGACAGGTCCTCGCCCCGGAGCGCCGCCGCGCCCAGCCCCAGCCCCGCCAGCGCGAGCGCGGTGAACGTCAGCCCCTGCCACCGCCGGCAACTGCGCTCCAGCCGCGCCATCCGTGCTTCGAGCGAATCCGAATCCATTCGAACGCCTCCTCGCGAAGAGAAGCTAACGGAAGCGGGCCCGGTGCGCGCGCCCGACTGTCCAGCAGTGACGGCCCGTCCACCCCCGCCGTGGTCGCCGTGCCGCCGCTGACCTATTTGCGCATCCATCACTACCAGGAAGGCCCCATGACTTCACGACTCCGGCTGCTGCCGCTGCTGGCCCTGCTCTCGCTGACAACCTGCGTGCGCAACCCCGCCACCGGCAAGCGAATGCTGTCGCTCGTCTCCCAGGATGACGAGATTGCCCTGGGCAAGCAGAGCGCGGAGGAGGTGCGCGGGTCCATTGGCCTCATCCAGGAGCCCAAGGTTCAGGAATATGTCGCCCGGGTGGGCCTGCCCATGGCGAAGGCCTCCGAAAGGCCGGAGCTGCCCTGGACGGTCCAGGCCGTGGATGACCCGGTGGTGAACGCCTTCGCCCTCCCCGGAGGGCCCGTGTTCGTGACGCGGGGCCTGCTCACCGCGCTCAACTCCGAGGCGGAGCTGGCCTCCGTGCTGGGGCACGAAATCGCCCACATCACCGCACGGCACTCCGTGGAGCAGCTGTCCCAGGCGCAGCTGGCCCAGGCCGGCCTGCTGCTGGGCAGCGTGCTCAGCGAGGACGTGGCCCGCTTCGGGGGCCTTGCCGCCGCCGGTCTCCAGCTGCTGTTCCTCAAGTACGGCCGCGACGACGAGCGCCAGGCGGACGAACTGGGCTTCAAGTACATGCTGAACGGCGGCTACGACGTGCGCCAGGCGGCCAACGTCTTCGCCACCCTGGACCGCGTGGGCAAGGCCGCGGGCGGCCAGAGCCTCCCCGCGTGGCTGTCCACCCACCCCGACCCAGGCGACCGCGTGAAGACCGCCCAGGAGCGCGCCGCGAAGGCCAACGTGGACTTCAACCAGCTCAAGGATGGCCGGGAGGAATACCTCGCCATGCTCCAGGGCATGCCCTACGGCAACGACCCGCGGCAGGGCTTCTTCCGGGGCAACGTCTTCATGCACCCGGGCCTGCGCTTCCAGCTCACCTTCCCCCAGGGGTGGAAGACGGCGAACCAGCCGCAGCAGGTGGCGGGCATCAGCCCCCAGGAGGACGCCATCGTCGGGCTGGTGCCCACCGGCAAAATCGCCCCACAGGAGGCGATGCAGCGCTTCCTCGCGCAGGAGGGCATCCAGCCCGTGAGCGCCGCGCCCACCGGATTCCCCCAGGGCGCCAGGTTCTTCCAGGCGCAGACGGAGCAGGGCGTCATCGCCGGCGTCACGGCCTTCGTGTCCCAGGGCGGCACCACGCTCCAGCTCCTGGGCTACACCGGCGCGCAGCAGCTCCCCGCCTACGAGGATGCCTTCCGCGCGACCTTCTCCAGCTTCGGCGCGCTGACGGATGCCTCGGCGCTGGCCGTCCAGCCCGCGAAAATCGAGCTGGCGAAGGTGACGTCGCCCATGACGCTGCAGCAGTTCAACGAGCAGCACCCGTCCACCATCTCCGTGGAGGAGTTGGCCATCATCAACGGCGTACAGCCCGGGGACACGCTGCCCGCGGGCCGTACGGTGAAACGCGTGACGGGCGGGGTGCAGACCACGCCCTGAGCCGTGCTCCGGCACGGTGCGCCGGAGCACGGTGCGTGCCTCAGTAGTCGACGTCGCCGTCGCCACGCTCCGGCGCGCGATAGCTGTCGTCGCTCCGGTCCTGGCGGCGGTCCGTCTCCTCCACGTAGTCGGTGGGGATGATGTCGGGACCGCGCCGGACCGGCCGGCCCGCGCCAAATAGGAAGCCCAGCTTGAACTGCGCGAAGCCGCCGCTGAAGCCCGCGATGGCCTCCGAGTCCGTGTTGGTGGTGTTCACCTCGCCCACGACGGGAAAGGAGATGCCCACTTCAGGCATCAGTCGGAAACCCTCCGTCACGCGAAGCGCGTAGCCCACCGAGGCGCCGACGCTGAGGAGGTTGACGGCGGCGCCGTCATTGCCCACGTCACCGGAGACCCGCGTCCAGATGGCGCGAGGCCCCAGCACCAGCTCCGAGCCCCCCGTCGTCTTGAAGCCCACCAGCAACGGGACGGCGACGTTCAGGTAGCTCGACGAAGCTTTCTCTCCGTCCACGGTCGTCCCCGAGCTGAAGGACGCGCCCGAGATGGACGGCGCCAGGGAGATGGCCAAGGCTGGGTCACCGGGCTGGGTCAGCAGGAACTTGGTCTGCAACTCCGCCAGGGAGGACCCCAGCCGGACGCCCAGGTCCACGCGCTCCGCTACACCATAGCGAAGCGCCACGTCGAAGTGGGGCACGTACCCCGCCGCCGATACGTCTTCTTTCGCGCTCAGGACGGCCGCACCGAGGACGCCCGGCTCAATGCCAACCTGGAAGCGCCCCGCCCCGAGTGTGTCCGCCGTCTGGACGTGGCTCACCGACGCGCAGCCCGTCCCCAGAACACCCATCAACGCAGACACGACAGCAACAGAACGACGAAACATGTTCCCCTCCGAAGCCTTTCATTCCGTTCCGGAACGAAGCGGGGGCATGGACGTCGAACGGAATCGAACATTCACATTGGATTATCCGAAACCCGATTTTCCCCGGAGGACACGCGGCGCATCATGCGCGGTATGAGCCTCCACGAACGCGAACGGTTGGCGACGGCCTACGCGGCGACGCGCTACGTCATCCGGCCCCATCCCAGCACGGGTGGTGTCGAGCAAATCCTGCGGGCGGGCGCCTTGCACCCGGCGCTGGACGCAACGCTTGCGGCGCGCGGCCACCGCGAGTGGGCCTTCCTGACGGCGTGGAATCCCGGCTCGCAGCGGCGGAGCGACGAGGAGAACCGCCGCGCGCAGGCGCGGATGGTCGCGCAGCTCGTCGCCGGGGGTTGGGGGGCCGCCCCCGCGCTGGGGGAGGCGGATGACGGCAGTTGGTGCGAGCAGAGCCTCTTCGTCCCCGGGCTTCCCCGCGAGGAGGCCGGACGCTTCGGCCGCGCCTACGGGCAGGTCGCCGTGCTCGTGGGACGCACGGGAGGCCAGGCGGAGCTGCTGTTCTGCGAGGAAGCCCGCTCACCCGCCCCGTGAAGCACGCGGACAGGGTGCCCCCGCGCCGCCCGTGGGGCCGGGGGCGCGGGGCGACGCCCACGCTCAGGGAATGGGGCCCCGGGGCTGACCGGCCGCCGGGACGGAGCCACTGCCCCCCAGCGCGGTGTCACCCGGGTTCTCCGGGATGACTTCCAGCTCGCGGGCATTGATGACCCTGCGCGCCAGCTCGTCGAACTCGACCTCCAGGATGCGGCCGGGTTGGTCCGCGAGGCCGAAGCGGATGCGCCAGAAGTTGGGGCGGATCTCCACCGCCTCCCCGGCCTCGGCCAGCACCAGTGAGTTGTTGCGGGCGTATTCCTCGCCGGCCTGCACCACGTCCCGGGCGCCCAGCTCCGTCTGCACGGCGGCCGAGCTGGGAGGGACAGGGGGGCGGCCGGTAGGCCCCGTCGCGCAGGCCATGGAGGCCAGGATGGCGCCGGGCAAGAGGAACCGGGGGACGATGCGAAATCGGATCGGCGTCATATGCCCATGGTGAGCACGCCGCGTGCCACCTGCAGGCAGGGAAGCCGGAAACGTCCAGTGCTGGACCTGCGTCCGGCGCGGCGCTTGAGCGGCACCCCGCCGGGAGAGCACCCCGCCCCGGCATGCGTCCGGGGCGGGAAGGGCCCTATTTCGCCGGAGCGGGCGTCGGGGCGATGGCGCGCTGCTTCTCCACCACCTCGTCGATGAGGCCGTACTGCCGCGCGTCCTCGGCGCTCATGAAGTAGTCGCGCTCGGTGTCCTTCTCGATGCGCTCGACGGTGTGCCCCGTGTGCTTCACGATGAGGCCGTTGATGTAGCTGCGCAGGCGGAGGATTTCCTTGGCCTGGATGTCGATGTCCGTGGCCTGGCCCTGCGCGCCGCCCAGCGGTTGGTGAATCATGATGCGGCTGTTGGGCAGGGCGTAGCGCTTGCCCTTCGCCCCCGCCAGCAGCAGCAGCGCGCCCATGGAGGCCGCCTGCCCCACGCAGATGGTGGACACCGGACACTTCACGTACTGCATGGTGTCGTAGATGGCGAGGCCCGCCGTCACGGAGCCACCCGGCGAGTTGATGTAGAGGTTGATGCCCTTGTCCGGGTCCTCCGACTCCAGGAAGAGGAGCTGGGCAACGATGATGTTGGCCACGTCGTCGTTGACAGGCGTGCCCAGCATGATGATGCGGTCCTTGAGGAGCCGGCTGTACAGGTCGTACGCCCGCTCGCCGCGGTGCGTGGTCTCGATGACGAAGGGGACGTTCATGACGCCCCTACCCTAATCGCCCTTCCGCCGCCGCGCCCGTCCCTTCTTCCCGGAGCGTACGCTGCCCCACGCTTCGACGCCGGGGCCTCCCAGCCCCCTTGGGGACCTACCCCTTGTGGCCCGTCATGTCCTCCGGGCGGACCCACTGGTCGAACTGCTCGGGCGTGACGAGCCCCAGCGCCACGGCCGTCTCCTTGAGCGTCGTGCCGTCCCTGTGGGCCGTCTTGGCGATTTTCGCCGCGTTGTCGTAGCCGATGTGGGGGTTGAGCGCCGTGACGAGCATCAGGCTGCGCTCCAGGTTCTCCTGGATGCGGGGCCGGTTGGGCTCGATGCCCACCACGCAGTGCAGTCGGAAGCTGCGCATGCCGTCCGCCAGCAACCGGCAGCTCTGGAGCAGGTTGTGGGCGATGAGCGGCTTGAAGACGTTGAGCTGGAAGTTGCCGGACGCGCCGCCCACGGTGACGGCGACGTCGTTGCCCATCACCTGGGCGCACAGCATGGTGAGCGCCTCGCTCTGGGTGGGGTTCACCTTGCCCGGCATGATGGAGCTGCCCGGCTCGTTCTCCGGGATGATGATTTCCGCCAGCCCCGACCGCGGCCCCGACGACAGCCAGCGCACGTCGTTGGCCACCTTGAAGAGCACCGCCGCCAGCCCCTTCAGCGCCCCGTGCGCCTGCACCAGCGCATCATTGGCGGCCAGCGCCTCGAACTTGTTGGGCGCGGTGACGAAGGGGTGGCCGGTGAGCTGGGCCAGCTCCTTCGCCACCCGCTCGGCGTAGCCCTTGGGGGCGTTGAGGCCGGTGCCCACCGCGGTGCCGCCCAGGGCCAGCTCCAACAGGTGCGGCAGGGTGCGCGCCAGGTGGCCCTTCGCGTGGTCCAGCTGCGCCACGAAGCCGCCCAGCTCCTGTCCCAGCGTCAGGGGCGTGGCGTCCTGCAGGTGGGTGCGGCCCACCTTCACCACGTCATGGAAGGCGCGGGCCTTCTGCGCGAGCACGTCGCGCAGCGCCTCCAGCTCCGGCAGCACGTGCTCGGTGATGGCGGCCACGGCGGCCACGCTCATCGCGGTGGGGAAGACGTCGTTGGAGCTCTGCCCCTTGTTGACGTCGTCGTTGGGGTGGACCTTGCGGCCCTCGCCGCGCTCGCCGCCCAGCAGCTCCGAGGCGCGGTTGGCGAGCACCTCGTTGGTGTTCATGTTCGTCTGCGTCCCGCTGCCCGTCTGCCAGACGCTCAGGGGGAACTCCGCGTCGTGCTGGCCAGCCAGCACCTCGTCGGCGGCCCGGATGATGGCCTCGCCCTTCTCCTTCGCCAGCGAGCCGTTCTCCACGTTCACCCGCGCGGCGGCCTTCTTCACCAGCACCAGGGCGCGGATGAGGGCCAGCGGCATGCGCTCGGTGGAGATGGCGAAGTTCTGGAGGCTGCGCTGCGTCTGGGCGCCCCACAGCCGGTCGGCGGGGACGTCGATGGGGCCGAAGGTGTCTTTCTCCGTACGAACGTTCTTCGTGCTCACGCGCGGGGCTCCTTGGAAAGAAAGGTGGGCCCCCTCGAATAACAGGCCGGAGCCTTCAGGCAGGGCTCCGGCGTGATTTTCTTCGTTGGACGCTGAGCACTACACCCGGCGCTCGACGCGCGGCGTGCTCTCCGAATTGCCCAGGCCGGACAGCCAGTTGTACGTGCGCCGCAGGGGCGCGGTGCCCGTCGCCGACGGCGGCGTGAAGGCCCACAGCAGCAGGTACACCATCAGCGCGGTGCCCCCGGACACCGCCAGCGCCACCACGAAGCCCACGCGAATCAGCGCCGCGTCCACGCCCAGCTCCCGTCCCAGCGCCGCGCACACCCCGGTCAGCAGCCGCCCATCCACGCCCCGGTGCATGGGCTCCGTGCGCGCGCCGCAGCGCGGGCACCTCCGGACCTCCAGGCTCACTTCCTCCGTACAGGTGGCGCAGCGTCTCTTGGCGTCCATCACGTCTCCCTTCCGGGGCCGCTCCCACTTGGCGTCCACGGCCCTCATTCCTACCTACGCGCCTTGGTGCTCCCCATTGCATACGCCCTGGGGACGATCTGTTGATTTACAGATTTAACACGCCGGCTGTTGACACAGTTACAGGCAAGCAGGCAAAGATTCACGCCGCACTTCCTTTCTGCACTCTCAGGACTCATTTTCCGAGCCGTTCCAGCAGATTTACAACGCGCCTAGCCAAAGGAGCTCAGATGTCGGACCAAGCCCCCGCTGTGAAACCCCCGGCGTTCGGACCGGGAGTGGTGGTGAAGGGGACCTGGCACCCCGACTACGCCGAGGTCCTCACGCCCGAGGCCCTGGAATTCGTGGCGAAGCTGGCCCGCAACTTCGGCGAGCGCCGGCTGGCCCTGCTGGAGCGCCGCAAGGCCGTCCAGGCGGCCTGGAGCAAGGGAGCGCGGCCCCACTTCCTGCCGGAGACGAAGGCCATCCGGGAGGGCGACTGGACGGTGGCTCCCCTGCCCGCCGACCTTCAGGACCGCCGCGTGGAGATCACCGGCCCGGTGGACCGGAAGATGGTCATCAACGCGCTGAACTCCGGGGCGAATGTCTTCATGGCGGACTTCGAGGACGCCAACAGCCCCACCTGGGACAACGTGGTGCGCGGGCAAGTCAACCTGCGCGACGCGGTGCGCGGCACCATCTCCTTCACCGCGGAGAACGGCAAGCACTACGCCCTCAACCCGAAGCGCGCCGTGCTCTTCGTGCGGCCTCGCGGCTGGCACCTGCCGGAGCGGCACATCGAAATCGACGGCAAGCCCATCTCCGGCTCGCTGCTCGACTTCGGGCTCTTCTTCTTCCACAACGCCCGTGAGCAGCTGGCGCGCGGCACCGGCCCCTACTTCTACCTGCCGAAGATGCAGAGCCACCTGGAGGCCCGGCTGTGGAACGACGTGTTCCACCTGGCCCAGTCGGAGCTGGACATCCCGCGCGGCACCATCAAGGCCACCGTCCTCATCGAGACGCTGCCCGCCGCGTTCGAGATGGACGAAATCCTCTACGAGCTGCGCGAGCACTCGGCCGGACTCAACTGCGGCCGCTGGGACTACATCTTCAGCTTCATCAAGACGCTCCAGTCGGACACCCGCGTGGTGCTGCCCGACCGCGGCCAGGTGACGATGGACAAGGCGTTCCTCAACGCCTACTCGCAGCTGCTCATCCAGACCTGCCACCGCCGCAACGTGCACGCCATGGGCGGCATGGCGGCCTTCATCCCCATCAAGGGGGACGCGGCGGCCAACGACGCCGTCATGGACAAGGTCCGCGCGGACAAGCTGCGCGAGGTGAAGAACGGCCACGACGGGACGTGGGTGGCCCACCCCGGCCTCGTGGAAATCGCGCGCGACATCTTCGACTCGCACATGAAGGGCCCCAACCAGCTCTCCAACAAGCGCCAGGACGTGAAGATTGGCGAGGCGGAGCTGCTCAAGGTGCCCTCCGGCACGCGCACCGAGGAAGGCCTGCGCCACAACATCCGCGTGGGCATCCAGTACACCGCCGCGTGGCTGGGCGGCCTGGGCTGCGTGCCGCTCTACAACCTGATGGAGGACGCAGCCACCGCCGAAATCTCACGCGCCCAGGTGTGGCAGTGGATTCACCACGGCGCCACCCTGGAGGACGGCCGCAAGGTGACGCCCGCCCTCTTCCGCGACGCGCTGGGCGAGGAGATGGCCCGGCTCGACAAGGAGGGCGCCAAGGAGCGCTACGGCGCGGCCCACCTGGAGCGCGCCCGCGCCCTCTTCGAGCAGCTCTCCACCGCCGGCACCTTCGAGGACTTCCTCACCCTGCCTGCCTACGACGCCTTGGAAGCCCAACGCTGAACCCTTCGCACCTTCGCAGCAGCAACCCACCACTTTTACCGTAGCGAGGAGCCCACGATGTACGACGCCACGCCGACGACCGCCGATGCTTCCCCTCACGCCAAGCTCCACGCGCAGCGTTTCGAGGGCATCAAGCGCAACTACACCCAGAAGGACGTGGAGAAGCTCCGCGGCTCCATCACCGTCAGCCACACGCTGGCGGAGCTGGGCGCCAAGAAGCTCTGGGAGCTGCTCCACACCGAGGACTACATCAACGCGCTCGGCTCGCTCACCGGCAACCAGGCGGTGCAGATGGTGCGCGCGGGCCTGAAGGCCATCTACCTGTCCGGCTGGCAGGTGGCGGCGGACGCGAACTCCGCGGGGCAGATGTACCCGGACCAGAGCCTCTACCCGGTGGACAGCGTCCCCACCGTGGTGCGGAAGATCAACAACGCCCTGCGCCGCGCGGACCAGATTGACCACGCGGAGGGCCGCAAGGACCGCTACTGGTTCGCGCCCATCATCGCCGACGCCGAGGCCGGCTTCGGTGGCCCGCTCAACGCCTTCGAGCTGATGAAGGGCATGATTGAGGCGGGCGCCGCCGGCGTGCACTTCGAGGACCAGCTGGCCAGCGAGAAGAAGTGCGGCCACATGGGCGGCAAGGTGCTGGTGCCCACCAGCCACTTCGTCCGCACCCTCAACGCGGCCCGGCTCGCGGCGGACGTCATGGGCGTGCCCACGCTGCTGGTGGCCCGCACGGACGCGGACAGCGCCAAGCTGCTGATGAGCGACGCGGACGAGTACGACCACGCCTTCATCGACAAGAAGTCCGGCCGCACCGGCGAAGGTTTCTACCGCCTCAACGGCGGCCTGGACTGCGCCATTGCCCGCGGCCTGGCGTACGCGCCGTACGCGGACCTGGTCTGGTGCGAGACGAGCACCCCGGACCTGGCCCAGGCGAAGAAGTTCGCCGAGTCCATCCGCGCCAAGTACCCGAACAAGCTCTTGGCCTACAACTGCTCGCCGTCCTTCAACTGGAAGAAGAACCTGGATGACGCCACCATCGCCAGGTTCCAGCGCGAGCTGGGCGCCATGGGCTACAAGTTCCAGTTCGTCACCCTGGCCGGCTTCCACGCGCTCAACTTCGGGATGTACGAGCTGGCGCGGAAGTACAAGGACCGCGGCATG from Myxococcus xanthus encodes the following:
- a CDS encoding M48 family metalloprotease, which gives rise to MTSRLRLLPLLALLSLTTCVRNPATGKRMLSLVSQDDEIALGKQSAEEVRGSIGLIQEPKVQEYVARVGLPMAKASERPELPWTVQAVDDPVVNAFALPGGPVFVTRGLLTALNSEAELASVLGHEIAHITARHSVEQLSQAQLAQAGLLLGSVLSEDVARFGGLAAAGLQLLFLKYGRDDERQADELGFKYMLNGGYDVRQAANVFATLDRVGKAAGGQSLPAWLSTHPDPGDRVKTAQERAAKANVDFNQLKDGREEYLAMLQGMPYGNDPRQGFFRGNVFMHPGLRFQLTFPQGWKTANQPQQVAGISPQEDAIVGLVPTGKIAPQEAMQRFLAQEGIQPVSAAPTGFPQGARFFQAQTEQGVIAGVTAFVSQGGTTLQLLGYTGAQQLPAYEDAFRATFSSFGALTDASALAVQPAKIELAKVTSPMTLQQFNEQHPSTISVEELAIINGVQPGDTLPAGRTVKRVTGGVQTTP
- the fumC gene encoding class II fumarate hydratase; translation: MSTKNVRTEKDTFGPIDVPADRLWGAQTQRSLQNFAISTERMPLALIRALVLVKKAAARVNVENGSLAKEKGEAIIRAADEVLAGQHDAEFPLSVWQTGSGTQTNMNTNEVLANRASELLGGERGEGRKVHPNDDVNKGQSSNDVFPTAMSVAAVAAITEHVLPELEALRDVLAQKARAFHDVVKVGRTHLQDATPLTLGQELGGFVAQLDHAKGHLARTLPHLLELALGGTAVGTGLNAPKGYAERVAKELAQLTGHPFVTAPNKFEALAANDALVQAHGALKGLAAVLFKVANDVRWLSSGPRSGLAEIIIPENEPGSSIMPGKVNPTQSEALTMLCAQVMGNDVAVTVGGASGNFQLNVFKPLIAHNLLQSCRLLADGMRSFRLHCVVGIEPNRPRIQENLERSLMLVTALNPHIGYDNAAKIAKTAHRDGTTLKETAVALGLVTPEQFDQWVRPEDMTGHKG
- the aceA gene encoding isocitrate lyase, translating into MYDATPTTADASPHAKLHAQRFEGIKRNYTQKDVEKLRGSITVSHTLAELGAKKLWELLHTEDYINALGSLTGNQAVQMVRAGLKAIYLSGWQVAADANSAGQMYPDQSLYPVDSVPTVVRKINNALRRADQIDHAEGRKDRYWFAPIIADAEAGFGGPLNAFELMKGMIEAGAAGVHFEDQLASEKKCGHMGGKVLVPTSHFVRTLNAARLAADVMGVPTLLVARTDADSAKLLMSDADEYDHAFIDKKSGRTGEGFYRLNGGLDCAIARGLAYAPYADLVWCETSTPDLAQAKKFAESIRAKYPNKLLAYNCSPSFNWKKNLDDATIARFQRELGAMGYKFQFVTLAGFHALNFGMYELARKYKDRGMAAYSELQQAEFAAEKDGYTATRHQREVGTGYFDQVAEVISGGNASTLALTESTEAHQF
- a CDS encoding ester cyclase translates to MTRHTTILLCALGWLSGCATMSPVERAAALEAQNKQRVQQLTEELYNLRKLDRIPEFIAEDFVDRSQGAPLNAVGPAFIRQQAEASFQTFPELKFDILHLVADGDLVLVHWKATAPAPQPLLLRGHSLYRLRDGKVVESWDISDRLSPLLQRGYKVVPPTL
- a CDS encoding DUF3293 domain-containing protein, whose amino-acid sequence is MRGMSLHERERLATAYAATRYVIRPHPSTGGVEQILRAGALHPALDATLAARGHREWAFLTAWNPGSQRRSDEENRRAQARMVAQLVAGGWGAAPALGEADDGSWCEQSLFVPGLPREEAGRFGRAYGQVAVLVGRTGGQAELLFCEEARSPAP
- a CDS encoding PspC domain-containing protein — encoded protein: MDAKRRCATCTEEVSLEVRRCPRCGARTEPMHRGVDGRLLTGVCAALGRELGVDAALIRVGFVVALAVSGGTALMVYLLLWAFTPPSATGTAPLRRTYNWLSGLGNSESTPRVERRV
- the aceB gene encoding malate synthase A, which gives rise to MSDQAPAVKPPAFGPGVVVKGTWHPDYAEVLTPEALEFVAKLARNFGERRLALLERRKAVQAAWSKGARPHFLPETKAIREGDWTVAPLPADLQDRRVEITGPVDRKMVINALNSGANVFMADFEDANSPTWDNVVRGQVNLRDAVRGTISFTAENGKHYALNPKRAVLFVRPRGWHLPERHIEIDGKPISGSLLDFGLFFFHNAREQLARGTGPYFYLPKMQSHLEARLWNDVFHLAQSELDIPRGTIKATVLIETLPAAFEMDEILYELREHSAGLNCGRWDYIFSFIKTLQSDTRVVLPDRGQVTMDKAFLNAYSQLLIQTCHRRNVHAMGGMAAFIPIKGDAAANDAVMDKVRADKLREVKNGHDGTWVAHPGLVEIARDIFDSHMKGPNQLSNKRQDVKIGEAELLKVPSGTRTEEGLRHNIRVGIQYTAAWLGGLGCVPLYNLMEDAATAEISRAQVWQWIHHGATLEDGRKVTPALFRDALGEEMARLDKEGAKERYGAAHLERARALFEQLSTAGTFEDFLTLPAYDALEAQR
- the clpP gene encoding ATP-dependent Clp endopeptidase proteolytic subunit ClpP codes for the protein MNVPFVIETTHRGERAYDLYSRLLKDRIIMLGTPVNDDVANIIVAQLLFLESEDPDKGINLYINSPGGSVTAGLAIYDTMQYVKCPVSTICVGQAASMGALLLLAGAKGKRYALPNSRIMIHQPLGGAQGQATDIDIQAKEILRLRSYINGLIVKHTGHTVERIEKDTERDYFMSAEDARQYGLIDEVVEKQRAIAPTPAPAK